A DNA window from Pleurodeles waltl isolate 20211129_DDA chromosome 12, aPleWal1.hap1.20221129, whole genome shotgun sequence contains the following coding sequences:
- the LOC138267025 gene encoding uncharacterized protein has protein sequence MKKKRLGQEKRAWETRAKEKREGASEQGARRRNCWRKREESKGIESKGEESRSKSERTGSKREESWSRTVGARVQVRSAQGRREQGSKKKKLLERERREQGRREQKQFKREQEKETWSKRAGEKTAGASEQEEEAVGTRARETKSGASEQGARKRNYWSKREESKKEESTVGETQGEESRSSLAGNKKKKLLKREIEGEVSRSK, from the exons ATGAAGAAGAAACGGTTGGGGCAAGAGAAAAGAGCATGGGAGACAAGAGCAAAGGAGAAGAGAGAAGGAGCAAGTGAGCAGGGAGCAAGAAGAAGGAACTGttggaggaagagagaagagagCAAGGGAATAGAGAGCAAGGGAGAAGAGAGCAGAAGCAA AAGCGAGAGAACAGGGAGCAAGAGAGAAGAAAGCTGGAGCAGGACTGTTGGAGCAAGAGTCCAAGTGAGAAGTGCGCAAGGGAGAAGAGAGCaagggagcaagaaaaagaaactgTTGGAGCGGGAGAGAAGAGAGCAAGGGAGAAGAGAGCAGAAGCAGTTTAAaagagagcaagaaaaagaaaccTGGAGCAAGAGAGCAGGGGAGAAGACAGCAGGAGCAAGTGAGCAGGAAGAAGAAGCTGTTGGAACAAGAGCAAGGGAGACGAAATCAGGAGCAAGTGAGcagggagcaagaaaaagaaactaTTGGAGTAAGAGAGAAGAGAGTAAGAAAGAAGAGAGTACAGTAGGAGAGACCCAGGGAGAAGAGAGCAGAAGCAGTTTAGCAGGGAACAAGAAGAAGAAACTGTTGAAGCGGGAGATCGAGGGAGAAGTCAGCAGGAGCAAGTGA